A window of Flavobacterium flavigenum contains these coding sequences:
- a CDS encoding glycosyltransferase family 2 protein, whose amino-acid sequence MKFSLIICTYMRPEPLLKLLQSVKEQTLYPDEILIVDGSLNNHTESILIQNQFENLKYFLIEEVDRGLTKQRNFGINNVSEKTEIVCFLDDDTVLEADYFKNLLSTYKFFPEALGVGGYICNEIKWEKVGLNYIPKIDEFYFDGWKRKDGSRFVLRKKLNLDSDQPPGFSSSFSHGRSVGFLPPTGKVYEVEQLMGGVSSFRKTVFEKFSFSTYFEGYGLYEDADFTLRVAKTGKLYLNTGARLSHFHEPSGRPNQYKYGKMVVRNGWYVWRIKNPDPIFKDRLKWNAITILLTLIRFNNAINGKNKKEAFTEAIGRTVGWCSLHFNKPK is encoded by the coding sequence ATGAAATTTTCGCTAATTATTTGTACCTATATGAGACCGGAACCTTTACTGAAATTATTGCAGTCAGTGAAGGAACAGACTTTATACCCTGATGAAATTTTAATCGTTGATGGCTCTCTAAACAATCATACTGAAAGTATTCTTATTCAAAATCAATTTGAGAATCTAAAATATTTTTTAATTGAAGAAGTAGACAGAGGTCTTACCAAACAAAGAAATTTTGGAATTAATAATGTAAGTGAAAAAACTGAAATTGTTTGTTTTCTGGACGATGATACAGTTTTAGAAGCTGATTATTTCAAGAATTTATTGAGTACATACAAATTCTTCCCTGAAGCATTAGGGGTTGGAGGGTATATTTGTAATGAAATAAAGTGGGAGAAAGTAGGTCTTAATTATATACCTAAAATAGACGAATTTTATTTTGATGGATGGAAACGTAAAGATGGAAGTCGTTTTGTTTTAAGAAAAAAACTGAATTTAGATAGTGATCAGCCACCTGGTTTTTCTTCTTCATTCTCTCATGGCAGAAGTGTTGGATTTTTACCGCCCACAGGTAAAGTATATGAAGTAGAACAATTAATGGGAGGTGTTTCCTCTTTTAGAAAAACTGTTTTTGAAAAGTTTTCATTTTCAACTTATTTTGAGGGTTATGGTTTATATGAAGATGCAGATTTTACTTTGAGAGTTGCTAAAACAGGAAAATTGTATTTAAATACCGGTGCCCGATTGTCTCATTTTCATGAACCGTCCGGTAGACCTAATCAGTATAAATACGGAAAAATGGTTGTTAGAAATGGATGGTATGTGTGGAGGATCAAAAATCCGGATCCGATTTTTAAAGATCGGCTAAAATGGAATGCTATAACTATTTTGCTGACCCTCATCCGGTTTAATAATGCCATAAACGGAAAAAATAAAAAAGAAGCTTTTACAGAAGCAATTGGCAGAACTGTTGGATGGTGTAGTTTGCATTTTAATAAGCCTAAGTAA
- a CDS encoding glycosyltransferase family 2 protein, with translation MIIVYHENNKVIEITNANENLPVSGKNIAATLFEIASAFPDELVIWCRFDLKSNLNFSEFETIFHHQKIMASYNPFQNSFLSDAIGYVEESVFVNINKKVTYPTWQMSSSVGGIHASVLVALKQKIRVSYSLDYFLYSLAKLAMPHGLFCYSEPELLKEISNNQTKIHKNSNFVLFRFVSQHYKIRWSFLLLLNLFLYERKIAFLPFVFSLFYFRRKLKNRLLDNIEVQSTKIVVELETIDVIIPTIGRKEYLYDVLKDLSQQTHLPKNVIIVEQNPNFNSFSELDYLKNEVWNFEIKHIFTHQAGACNARNLALAEVKSEWVFMADDDIRINKDFLKNVFLKIKQLGIDAVTLACYGEGHSSDKKHEMQMQWGSFGSGCSIVKNQFLKSTKYDKRFEFGFGEDSDFGMQLRNLGIDILYVPNPEIIHLKAPIGGFRTKLVLEWQKDVIQPKPSPTVMLYKILHLNKKQIQGYKTILFLKFYKKQSIKNPIRYFSKLKQQWDRSVFWANQLRNQQ, from the coding sequence ATGATAATTGTTTATCATGAAAACAATAAAGTAATTGAAATTACTAATGCCAATGAAAATTTGCCTGTTTCAGGTAAAAATATAGCAGCAACTTTGTTTGAAATTGCAAGTGCTTTCCCTGACGAGTTGGTAATTTGGTGTCGTTTTGATTTAAAATCTAATTTGAATTTTTCCGAATTTGAGACCATTTTTCATCATCAAAAAATAATGGCTTCATACAACCCTTTCCAAAATTCGTTTTTATCAGATGCTATTGGTTATGTTGAAGAATCTGTTTTTGTAAATATCAATAAAAAAGTTACTTATCCAACATGGCAGATGAGTAGTTCTGTTGGAGGCATTCATGCCTCAGTTTTAGTAGCTTTGAAGCAGAAAATCAGAGTTTCATATAGTTTAGATTATTTCCTGTATTCTTTGGCAAAACTCGCAATGCCACATGGCCTTTTTTGTTATTCTGAGCCAGAATTATTAAAAGAAATTTCTAATAATCAAACCAAAATTCATAAAAACAGCAATTTTGTGTTATTTAGGTTTGTAAGCCAGCATTATAAAATTCGCTGGTCATTTTTATTGTTGTTGAATTTGTTTTTATATGAAAGGAAAATTGCTTTTTTGCCTTTCGTTTTTTCTTTGTTTTATTTTCGGAGGAAGTTAAAAAACAGATTGCTGGATAATATTGAAGTTCAGTCAACTAAAATTGTAGTTGAGTTAGAAACTATAGATGTGATTATACCAACAATAGGAAGGAAAGAGTATTTGTATGATGTTTTAAAAGATCTATCACAGCAAACCCATCTTCCTAAAAATGTTATTATTGTTGAACAGAATCCAAATTTTAATAGTTTTTCAGAACTGGATTATCTTAAAAATGAAGTATGGAATTTTGAAATAAAGCATATTTTTACACATCAGGCCGGTGCATGCAATGCAAGAAACCTGGCTTTGGCTGAAGTAAAAAGCGAATGGGTTTTTATGGCCGATGATGATATAAGAATAAATAAAGATTTTTTAAAGAATGTATTTTTAAAAATTAAACAATTAGGAATCGATGCAGTAACATTGGCATGTTATGGAGAAGGACATTCTTCTGATAAAAAACATGAAATGCAAATGCAATGGGGCTCATTTGGTTCTGGCTGTAGTATTGTGAAAAATCAATTTTTAAAAAGCACAAAATATGATAAAAGATTTGAATTTGGATTTGGAGAAGATTCTGATTTTGGAATGCAATTAAGAAATTTGGGAATTGATATTTTGTATGTACCAAACCCGGAAATTATTCATTTAAAAGCACCAATTGGCGGATTTAGAACCAAATTGGTTTTGGAATGGCAAAAAGATGTTATTCAGCCTAAACCATCACCAACAGTCATGTTGTATAAAATATTACACTTAAATAAAAAGCAAATTCAGGGTTATAAAACTATTTTGTTTTTAAAGTTTTATAAAAAACAATCAATAAAAAATCCAATTAGATATTTCTCTAAATTAAAACAGCAATGGGATAGAAGTGTATTTTGGGCGAATCAATTAAGAAATCAACAATGA
- a CDS encoding glycosyltransferase family 4 protein, with protein MKIAFLTPEYPHSKTGNSGGIGTSIKNLAIGLLAKGVSVRILVYGQKQDVTFDDDGVLIQQIKNIRFKGLSWFLTRKKIEKIINELHSEKEIDLVEAPDWTGITSFIKPKSCPVIIRLHGSDTYFCHLDNRPVKWINKFHEKRALENADGFLSVSRFTADTTNMIFGLDKKFTIIPNSIDVNLFQIHNEIYRQQKTILYFGSLIRKKGLLELPLIFNKIVENDSDTKLMLIGKDVPDIISGNPSTWKMMQKLFSEKALQNVNYLGSVPYIEIKDKIQQATVCVFPSFAEAFPVSWLEAMAMKKPIVASNIGWAKEMIDEGKNGFLVHPANHKVFAQKIIDFMKDEVLSVKLAQAARDKAEKYFDINVIASQNIEFYEKIISQKNKYK; from the coding sequence ATGAAAATAGCCTTTTTAACTCCGGAATACCCACACTCCAAAACAGGAAACTCAGGAGGAATTGGTACAAGTATTAAAAATTTAGCAATTGGACTTTTAGCTAAAGGAGTTTCTGTAAGGATATTAGTGTATGGGCAAAAACAAGATGTTACGTTTGATGATGACGGAGTTCTTATTCAGCAAATAAAAAATATAAGATTTAAAGGTTTATCATGGTTTTTAACCCGAAAAAAAATTGAAAAGATAATTAATGAACTTCATTCAGAAAAGGAAATTGATTTAGTTGAAGCACCCGACTGGACAGGGATTACTTCATTTATTAAGCCAAAATCATGTCCTGTAATTATAAGGTTACACGGGTCAGATACCTATTTTTGTCATTTGGATAATCGCCCGGTAAAATGGATTAATAAGTTTCATGAAAAAAGAGCATTAGAAAATGCAGATGGATTTCTGTCTGTAAGCAGGTTTACGGCCGATACAACAAATATGATTTTTGGGCTGGATAAGAAATTTACAATTATTCCCAATTCTATCGATGTTAATTTATTTCAGATTCATAATGAAATTTACAGACAACAGAAAACTATATTATATTTTGGAAGTCTAATTAGAAAAAAAGGACTTTTAGAATTGCCCTTGATTTTCAATAAAATAGTTGAAAATGACTCTGATACTAAATTGATGTTAATTGGTAAAGATGTACCCGATATTATTTCAGGAAATCCTTCAACCTGGAAAATGATGCAGAAATTATTTTCAGAAAAAGCACTCCAAAATGTTAACTATTTAGGAAGTGTTCCGTATATTGAAATAAAAGATAAAATTCAACAGGCAACGGTTTGTGTTTTCCCTTCATTTGCTGAAGCTTTTCCGGTGTCATGGTTAGAAGCAATGGCAATGAAAAAACCAATTGTAGCTTCAAATATTGGTTGGGCAAAAGAAATGATTGATGAGGGTAAAAATGGTTTCTTAGTCCATCCAGCCAATCATAAAGTTTTTGCACAAAAAATTATTGATTTTATGAAGGATGAAGTTTTGTCTGTTAAATTAGCTCAGGCTGCGAGGGATAAAGCAGAAAAATATTTTGATATAAATGTAATAGCTAGTCAGAATATAGAATTTTATGAAAAAATAATCAGTCAAAAAAACAAATATAAATGA
- a CDS encoding MBOAT family O-acyltransferase, with protein sequence MFFNSIAFAVFLPIVFFLYWFVFNKTKSTQNAVLIIASYYFYSCWDWRFLFLLVFSTFLDYYTGIQIEKGKSERGRKFWFWLSIFVNLGFLGIFKYYNFFAASFSDLLNTAGLKSSPILLNVILPVGISFYTFHGLSYVIDIYYKRIKAEYNFVDYSLFVSYFPLLVAGPIERATHLLPQVKIKREFNFEKAKEGICQIIWGLVKKVVIADTCATYANAIFDHYTSMNSFSLMLGAVYFAFQIYGDFSGYSDIALGTSKLFGLDLLRNFNYPYFSRDIAEFWRRWHISLSSWFRDYLYIPLGGSKGGLWMKIRNTFIIFVVSGFWHGANWTYIAWGFINAVYFLPLLLRNSNRNNMDAIELSWNFNSVKTIINILFTFLLTCIAWIFFRAKTITDAVLYIKGIFTNKDFGFQYLDNERYNYELLLLIGLFVLVEWNSRTKIEPLSGKKSMLKLTLAIMAIMAFGTFSDYKEFIYFQF encoded by the coding sequence ATGTTTTTCAATTCCATAGCGTTTGCTGTTTTTTTACCAATTGTTTTTTTTCTTTATTGGTTCGTTTTCAATAAAACAAAAAGCACCCAAAACGCTGTATTAATAATTGCCAGTTATTATTTTTATTCTTGTTGGGATTGGAGATTCCTTTTTTTATTGGTGTTTTCTACTTTTTTAGATTATTATACCGGAATTCAAATTGAAAAAGGGAAATCAGAAAGAGGCCGAAAATTTTGGTTTTGGCTAAGTATTTTTGTCAATTTGGGATTTTTAGGAATATTCAAATACTATAATTTTTTTGCGGCTTCATTTTCAGACTTATTAAATACTGCAGGGCTAAAATCGAGTCCAATTTTATTAAATGTAATTCTGCCAGTTGGAATTTCATTTTATACTTTTCATGGACTGTCGTATGTAATTGATATTTATTATAAACGAATCAAAGCCGAATATAATTTTGTAGATTATTCATTGTTTGTAAGCTATTTTCCGCTTCTTGTAGCCGGTCCAATCGAAAGAGCAACTCATTTACTGCCTCAGGTAAAAATAAAACGGGAATTTAATTTTGAAAAAGCCAAAGAAGGTATTTGCCAAATTATCTGGGGTTTAGTTAAAAAAGTAGTCATTGCAGATACTTGTGCGACTTATGCTAATGCAATTTTTGATCATTATACTTCGATGAACTCTTTTTCCCTTATGTTAGGGGCAGTTTATTTTGCATTTCAAATTTATGGTGATTTTTCAGGTTACTCAGATATTGCATTAGGGACTTCAAAATTGTTTGGTTTAGATTTATTGAGAAATTTCAATTATCCTTATTTTTCAAGAGATATAGCGGAGTTTTGGCGTCGCTGGCACATTTCACTTTCATCCTGGTTTCGCGATTATTTGTACATTCCGTTAGGAGGAAGCAAAGGTGGACTCTGGATGAAAATCAGAAATACTTTTATCATTTTTGTAGTTAGCGGTTTTTGGCACGGAGCCAATTGGACATACATAGCATGGGGATTTATTAATGCAGTTTACTTTTTGCCTTTGCTTTTGCGTAATAGTAACCGAAACAATATGGATGCAATAGAACTTTCGTGGAATTTTAATTCCGTAAAGACAATAATTAATATTCTTTTCACATTTCTACTTACTTGTATTGCCTGGATATTTTTTAGAGCTAAAACCATAACTGATGCTGTTTTGTATATAAAAGGAATTTTTACTAATAAAGATTTTGGCTTTCAGTATTTAGACAACGAGCGTTATAATTACGAACTGCTTCTTTTGATTGGATTATTTGTTTTGGTGGAATGGAACAGCCGAACTAAAATTGAGCCTCTTTCAGGTAAAAAAAGTATGTTGAAATTAACTTTGGCAATTATGGCAATTATGGCTTTTGGCACTTTTTCAGATTACAAAGAATTTATATATTTTCAGTTTTAA
- a CDS encoding UDP-glycosyltransferase: MPNKNIFILLPDGIGLRNFAFSNFYKIGLEKNFDITYWNNTPFDLETLGFNEIKIKKAKLNPLTDSYKNARKHIELNLNIKKENDPVYNAYRFPFSYTKWKSSLKNLFSRFLITFYSTDKGLEKVRKKIQKLESSTSYFKECLETLQNQKPDFVFCTNQRPVLAIAPLLAAKKLNIPTATFIFSWDNLPKATMVVETDFYFVWSEHMKKELLHYYPYISEKQIIITGTPQFENHFDSNLRMSKEQFYKEHQLDLNKKYICYSGDDITTCPDDPQYLSDAAEAVRKLNVKGNSLGILLRRCPVDFSNRFDSVLGKYQDIITPITPLWEKIGEGWNTVLPTKADMVLQTNTIQHTEMVINLGSSMVFDYAAYKKPCAFINYDVKVKVDKNWSVSKIYKYIHFRSMPNKNAVIWLDSANTIADQIEFGLQHPQHSIEDAQSWFEKINRHPPEESSKRIWEGIMNIISCK, from the coding sequence ATGCCAAACAAAAATATTTTTATTTTATTACCTGACGGAATCGGACTTCGGAATTTTGCTTTTTCTAATTTTTATAAAATAGGTTTAGAGAAAAATTTTGACATAACCTATTGGAATAATACTCCCTTTGATTTAGAGACATTGGGTTTTAATGAAATTAAAATCAAAAAGGCAAAACTAAATCCTTTAACCGATAGTTATAAAAATGCCCGTAAACATATTGAACTTAATTTAAATATTAAAAAAGAAAACGATCCGGTTTATAATGCATACCGATTCCCATTTTCATATACTAAATGGAAATCATCCTTAAAAAACTTATTTTCTAGATTTTTAATTACTTTTTATTCCACAGATAAAGGATTAGAAAAAGTTCGAAAAAAAATTCAAAAATTAGAAAGCAGTACCTCTTATTTCAAGGAGTGTCTGGAAACACTTCAAAATCAAAAACCAGATTTTGTTTTTTGCACCAATCAGCGTCCGGTTTTAGCAATCGCTCCCTTATTGGCAGCAAAAAAATTAAATATACCAACGGCAACATTCATCTTTTCCTGGGATAATTTGCCAAAAGCAACTATGGTAGTCGAAACTGATTTTTATTTTGTATGGAGTGAACATATGAAAAAAGAATTACTTCATTATTATCCTTACATAAGCGAAAAACAAATAATTATAACAGGTACGCCGCAATTTGAAAATCATTTTGACAGCAATCTGCGTATGTCAAAAGAGCAATTTTATAAAGAACATCAACTTGATTTAAATAAAAAATACATTTGCTATTCTGGTGACGATATAACAACTTGTCCGGATGACCCGCAATACCTGAGTGATGCAGCAGAAGCTGTAAGAAAGTTGAATGTAAAAGGAAATTCCCTGGGGATACTTTTGAGACGCTGTCCGGTGGATTTTTCGAATCGGTTTGATTCCGTATTAGGCAAATACCAGGACATTATAACACCTATTACGCCCTTATGGGAAAAAATAGGTGAGGGATGGAATACAGTTTTACCAACTAAAGCAGATATGGTTTTGCAGACCAATACGATACAACATACCGAAATGGTTATAAATTTAGGTTCTTCGATGGTCTTTGATTATGCTGCTTATAAAAAGCCATGCGCTTTTATTAATTACGATGTAAAGGTTAAAGTAGATAAGAATTGGTCTGTTTCAAAAATATACAAATACATTCATTTTCGTTCGATGCCCAATAAAAATGCGGTGATTTGGTTAGATTCTGCAAATACAATTGCTGATCAGATTGAGTTTGGTTTACAACATCCGCAGCATAGTATTGAGGATGCACAGTCATGGTTCGAAAAAATTAACAGACACCCTCCAGAAGAATCTTCAAAACGAATTTGGGAAGGAATTATGAACATAATTTCTTGTAAATAG
- the neuC gene encoding UDP-N-acetylglucosamine 2-epimerase — protein sequence MKKILFLTGTRADFGKIKSLIQILEAENEFEVFVFVTGMHLQKIYGYTLIEIERCNFKNVFTFENHTHETTMDLTLAKTIEGLSGYCKNIKPDMIVVHGDRVETLAGAIVGSLNNILVAHIEGGEISGTVDELIRHSVSKLSHIHFVSNKEAEKRLIQMGELEESIFTIGSPDIDIMFSQQLPELSVVKEYYEIPFKEFAIVMFHPVTTEYLSMQQYAKTFVDCLLNDNHNYVVIFPNNDLGSQFLLDAYEKLNHNVRFRIFPSIRFEYFLTLLKNSQFIIGNSSAGIREAPYYGVPIINIGTRQQNRAVHADIINVDYSEKNINHALSIIDRHRIQHSDDDFGQGNSAELFLKCLQKSDIWKLNHQKQFKDS from the coding sequence ATGAAAAAAATCCTTTTTCTAACTGGAACCCGCGCCGATTTTGGAAAAATAAAATCATTGATTCAAATCCTGGAAGCAGAAAATGAATTTGAAGTCTTTGTTTTTGTAACAGGTATGCATCTACAGAAAATTTATGGCTATACCCTTATAGAAATAGAACGCTGTAATTTTAAAAATGTATTCACATTCGAGAATCATACACATGAAACTACGATGGATTTAACTCTTGCCAAAACTATTGAAGGTTTGTCAGGCTATTGCAAAAACATTAAGCCGGATATGATTGTGGTTCACGGTGATCGTGTAGAAACGCTTGCTGGGGCAATTGTTGGTTCATTAAATAATATCTTGGTGGCACATATAGAGGGGGGCGAAATTTCAGGAACAGTTGATGAGTTAATTCGACATAGTGTAAGTAAATTAAGCCACATACATTTTGTATCAAATAAAGAAGCTGAAAAAAGGCTGATTCAAATGGGAGAATTAGAAGAATCTATATTTACTATTGGATCTCCGGATATTGATATCATGTTTTCCCAGCAATTACCGGAATTGAGTGTCGTAAAAGAATATTATGAAATTCCATTCAAGGAATTTGCGATTGTAATGTTTCATCCTGTAACTACTGAATACCTATCGATGCAGCAATATGCGAAAACATTTGTTGATTGTTTATTGAATGATAACCATAATTATGTAGTTATTTTTCCAAACAATGATTTAGGAAGTCAGTTCCTTCTTGATGCCTACGAAAAGTTAAACCATAATGTGAGGTTCAGAATTTTTCCTTCAATTCGATTTGAATACTTTTTAACATTATTGAAAAATAGTCAGTTCATTATAGGCAACAGTAGTGCAGGAATTAGGGAGGCTCCTTATTATGGAGTTCCAATTATTAATATCGGCACCCGTCAACAAAATAGAGCTGTTCATGCAGATATTATTAATGTTGATTATTCTGAAAAAAATATAAATCATGCACTATCAATAATTGATCGTCACAGAATACAACATTCTGATGATGATTTTGGACAAGGAAATAGTGCTGAATTATTTCTTAAATGTCTTCAAAAATCAGATATTTGGAAACTCAATCACCAAAAACAATTTAAAGACAGTTAA
- a CDS encoding glycosyltransferase family 10 domain-containing protein encodes MRLSGYFRLSKESFSIKVNRDNIIHICLEPPNEVSKYRQYANKNVKLIINQFEIKKNNILSHGALPWHVNKSFDFLKELKPEDLTKEDNIVWITSNQRSSKGHNKRMDFLDNIKNLPFVNLYGRGINPIDDKWEVLSKVKYAIAYENFQNDYYWTEKIADCFLSYTMPLYFGCNKVEEFFSKNSFIQIDPADKHIDLFLKEIVMSNKWEENLHAITEARELILNKYQLFPFLSDIIKALELQKKDNSAAQNDIIHFKGGNEYFDNYPISVMIEKNIAKFKRKYNL; translated from the coding sequence GTGCGATTATCTGGTTATTTTAGATTATCCAAGGAAAGTTTTTCTATTAAAGTCAATAGAGATAATATTATACATATCTGTTTGGAACCACCTAATGAGGTTTCTAAATACAGACAATATGCAAATAAAAATGTAAAACTGATAATTAATCAATTCGAGATAAAAAAAAATAACATCTTATCGCACGGGGCATTACCCTGGCATGTTAATAAAAGTTTTGATTTTTTAAAAGAGTTAAAACCAGAAGATTTAACAAAAGAGGATAATATAGTTTGGATTACAAGTAATCAAAGATCCTCGAAAGGACATAACAAAAGAATGGATTTTTTGGACAACATTAAAAATCTTCCGTTTGTAAACCTTTACGGTAGAGGAATAAATCCAATAGATGATAAATGGGAGGTTTTAAGCAAGGTTAAATATGCAATTGCTTATGAAAATTTTCAAAATGATTATTATTGGACAGAAAAAATTGCAGATTGTTTTTTAAGTTATACAATGCCTTTGTATTTTGGGTGTAATAAGGTAGAAGAATTTTTTTCAAAAAATTCTTTTATTCAAATTGATCCGGCAGACAAACATATAGATTTGTTTTTAAAGGAGATAGTAATGTCTAATAAATGGGAAGAAAATTTGCATGCTATTACAGAAGCAAGAGAGCTAATACTAAATAAATATCAGTTATTTCCATTTTTATCAGATATAATAAAAGCACTCGAATTACAAAAAAAAGATAATTCAGCAGCACAAAATGATATAATTCACTTTAAAGGAGGGAATGAATATTTTGATAATTATCCGATTAGCGTAATGATAGAAAAGAATATTGCAAAATTTAAAAGGAAATATAACTTATAA
- a CDS encoding glycosyltransferase family 2 protein yields the protein MISIVIRNKNEAKALENVLSILTKVYPDDYSEIILVDNYSTDDSVSIAEKYKCKVVYIKDFSYGGATNVGIETAKSDYVLLLSSHAIPIGKCFFKNTLYALENRENVAGIRYINSIENYKRAIENDFKVIEPLKYGLMTGCALVNRDVWMQFKFDEKLPFSEDKEWSERVVNNGFEILDLNETFFYFIKRSQKSNILRYKNETISEYLLHKKKHQSVVVIVANFFKKIIFINTKNYFKTVIHDILILKTRMDIYRELKK from the coding sequence ATGATATCGATAGTTATTAGAAATAAAAATGAAGCAAAAGCGCTTGAAAACGTTTTATCTATCCTTACAAAAGTTTATCCTGATGACTATTCAGAGATAATACTTGTTGATAACTATTCAACAGATGATAGTGTAAGTATCGCTGAAAAATATAAATGTAAAGTAGTTTATATAAAAGACTTCAGCTATGGTGGAGCAACTAATGTTGGTATTGAAACTGCCAAATCTGATTACGTTTTGTTACTGAGTTCACATGCAATTCCGATTGGAAAATGTTTTTTTAAAAATACATTGTATGCTTTAGAGAACAGGGAAAATGTTGCAGGGATTAGATATATAAATAGCATTGAAAATTATAAAAGAGCGATTGAAAATGATTTTAAAGTAATTGAGCCTTTAAAATATGGTTTAATGACTGGCTGTGCTTTAGTGAACAGAGATGTTTGGATGCAATTCAAATTTGACGAAAAATTGCCATTTAGTGAAGACAAAGAATGGTCTGAAAGAGTGGTTAATAATGGTTTTGAAATTTTAGATTTAAATGAAACTTTTTTTTATTTTATAAAAAGGAGTCAAAAATCAAATATCTTAAGGTATAAAAATGAAACAATTTCGGAGTATTTATTACACAAAAAAAAACACCAAAGTGTCGTTGTAATTGTAGCAAATTTTTTCAAGAAAATTATTTTCATAAACACAAAAAATTATTTCAAGACAGTAATCCATGATATTTTAATTTTAAAAACTAGAATGGACATTTATAGAGAGTTAAAAAAATAA
- a CDS encoding N-acetylneuraminate synthase family protein, whose product MNPYIQIAGRKIGADFPPLVIAEIGINHEGSLQVAKEMVDAAKRAGVEVVKHQTHIVADEMSGAAKKVIPGNADVSIYEIMERCSLNEADELELKNYVEDQGMIFISTPFSRAAADRLKKFNIPAYKIGSGECNNYPLLEHIASFGKPVILSTGMNTIESIQKAVAIFDEHNIPVALLHTTNLYPTPIHLVRFGAMIEMHEAFPDKVFGLSDHTLNNNACLGAVALGASILERHFTDHMQRTGPDIICSMDEKACQELIVSSSEIALMRGGTKKPAVEEQVTIDFAFATVCAIKPIKKGEKLSKENIWVKRPGTGKILAEHFNDLIDKIAVRDIDNDEQLDFSDFQ is encoded by the coding sequence ATGAACCCATACATACAAATTGCAGGAAGAAAAATTGGTGCGGATTTTCCGCCTTTAGTTATTGCCGAAATCGGAATTAATCACGAAGGTTCTTTACAGGTAGCTAAAGAAATGGTTGATGCAGCAAAACGTGCAGGTGTCGAAGTTGTCAAACATCAAACCCACATTGTAGCAGACGAAATGAGCGGCGCTGCAAAAAAAGTTATTCCGGGCAATGCCGATGTTTCTATTTATGAAATCATGGAACGTTGTTCGCTAAATGAAGCAGATGAATTAGAACTTAAAAACTATGTAGAAGATCAAGGGATGATTTTTATTTCTACGCCGTTTTCACGTGCAGCTGCAGATCGTTTAAAAAAGTTTAATATACCTGCTTATAAAATTGGCTCTGGGGAATGCAATAATTATCCATTGTTAGAACATATTGCTTCTTTTGGGAAGCCTGTTATTCTGAGCACCGGAATGAATACAATTGAAAGTATTCAGAAAGCAGTTGCTATTTTTGATGAACATAATATTCCTGTTGCTTTATTGCATACAACAAACTTATATCCAACACCTATTCATTTGGTCCGTTTTGGTGCCATGATAGAGATGCATGAGGCTTTTCCGGATAAAGTATTTGGCTTATCTGATCACACTTTAAATAATAATGCTTGTTTGGGTGCGGTAGCTCTCGGCGCAAGCATATTAGAAAGGCATTTTACGGATCATATGCAGCGAACAGGTCCAGACATTATATGCAGTATGGATGAAAAAGCCTGTCAGGAATTAATTGTTTCAAGTTCAGAAATAGCTTTGATGCGTGGCGGAACTAAAAAACCAGCTGTAGAAGAACAAGTTACAATTGATTTTGCATTTGCAACTGTATGTGCCATAAAACCAATTAAAAAAGGCGAAAAATTATCAAAAGAAAATATTTGGGTGAAACGACCGGGAACAGGTAAAATCCTGGCGGAACATTTTAATGATTTGATTGATAAAATTGCTGTGCGGGATATTGATAATGATGAGCAATTAGATTTTTCTGATTTTCAATAA